A genomic region of Cyanobacteria bacterium FACHB-DQ100 contains the following coding sequences:
- a CDS encoding type II toxin-antitoxin system HicB family antitoxin produces MRTIKIIVEKHSDGYIAYPLGIEGVVVGEGDTYEEALADVKSAVRFHVETFGEKVLDPESLVLEAFVAEAAL; encoded by the coding sequence GTGAGAACAATCAAGATCATTGTTGAAAAACATTCAGACGGCTATATTGCTTATCCTCTAGGAATCGAAGGTGTTGTCGTTGGAGAAGGCGACACCTATGAAGAGGCGTTAGCGGATGTTAAATCGGCAGTTCGTTTTCATGTTGAGACGTTTGGAGAGAAGGTTCTCGATCCTGAGTCGCTCGTGCTAGAAGCCTTTGTTGCTGAGGCAGCGCTCTAA